A single window of Sphingobacterium sp. ML3W DNA harbors:
- a CDS encoding phytanoyl-CoA dioxygenase family protein, which yields MLRKLFIDSNNEAAFHRDGYIVLDLLTEEDVTKLKTAFGIVEKQHSFDIAASVVLPDLEMRRFVNKSITPIFEQRVRPLLNNYKIILGSFVAKCGGSEQSKFPLHQDPTFVEEEHHVGLSIWCPLIDVDRSNGCLGLLPGSHRLNNLYRSPCMLPYTEIEGILESEYMKYIPMKKGEVLLMNTRTIHGSPPNLSSTIRPVAAGVAIPEHLPVLCCYSSMDENAKETTVYQVPDDFYLRHTMTTFPQEGRLYKTVSNHIESLSIEKIETQFSI from the coding sequence ATGTTACGAAAGTTATTTATCGACTCGAATAATGAGGCAGCTTTTCATAGAGATGGGTATATAGTTTTGGACCTTCTGACAGAAGAAGATGTTACCAAACTAAAAACGGCCTTTGGAATTGTGGAAAAACAGCATAGTTTTGATATAGCAGCCTCCGTGGTGCTTCCGGACCTAGAAATGCGTCGCTTTGTAAACAAAAGTATTACACCAATTTTCGAACAACGAGTACGACCTCTACTCAATAATTATAAGATCATTCTGGGTAGCTTCGTCGCTAAATGCGGAGGTTCTGAGCAGAGCAAATTTCCTTTGCATCAAGATCCGACATTTGTTGAAGAAGAACATCATGTTGGACTTAGTATCTGGTGCCCCTTGATTGATGTAGATAGGAGTAATGGTTGTCTGGGGCTATTGCCAGGCAGCCATCGTTTAAATAATCTATATCGTTCACCTTGCATGTTACCTTATACTGAGATCGAGGGGATTCTTGAATCTGAATATATGAAATATATTCCTATGAAAAAAGGGGAAGTATTATTGATGAATACCAGAACAATACATGGTTCTCCTCCTAACTTAAGCAGCACAATAAGACCAGTTGCCGCAGGTGTAGCGATACCTGAACACTTGCCGGTGTTATGTTGCTACTCAAGTATGGATGAAAATGCTAAAGAGACAACTGTATATCAGGTTCCAGATGATTTTTACTTGAGGCACACCATGACGACATTCCCTCAAGAAGGAAGATTATATAAAACCGTATCAAATCATATCGAATCTTTATCAATTGAAAAAATAGAAACACAGTTTAGTATTTAA
- a CDS encoding helix-turn-helix domain-containing protein, with translation MEKTETFKSFYEDKFGERLDILSNDNADFLMIPHDGCIDGKPILYRRRNFYKISFLDGRFIVHYGDKSIETKGAGLVFFDPKTPYTIESLEDSTMGGHLIFKEYYLDSYFRNHINKLPIFSRDLKPIFSLEQEEIEEIITLFDKIKREHNSDYEFKNDLIRNYISELFHFAVKKKPLINTHTPTDAKTRLAKVFIELLDRQFPIEDPGDPFVFRSPRKLAETLGVHVNSLNRAVRGYTGKTTSDYISDRLMEEAIILLKHTDWNIADISYGLGFEDPSHFNHFFKDRTQQIPSNLRI, from the coding sequence TTGGAAAAAACAGAAACATTCAAATCATTTTATGAAGATAAGTTTGGAGAGCGTTTAGATATACTCTCCAACGACAATGCAGATTTCTTAATGATTCCTCATGACGGGTGTATTGATGGGAAACCCATTCTATACCGACGACGTAATTTTTATAAAATTTCCTTTTTAGACGGTCGTTTTATAGTGCATTATGGTGATAAAAGTATCGAAACAAAAGGAGCAGGACTTGTTTTTTTCGATCCTAAAACTCCTTATACCATAGAATCATTGGAGGATAGTACAATGGGAGGACACTTAATCTTTAAGGAGTACTATCTAGACAGCTACTTTAGGAATCACATAAATAAATTACCAATATTTTCAAGGGATCTTAAACCCATTTTTAGTCTTGAGCAAGAGGAAATAGAAGAAATTATTACACTTTTTGATAAGATAAAGAGAGAACACAATTCGGATTATGAGTTCAAAAATGATTTGATTAGAAATTATATATCCGAGCTATTCCACTTTGCGGTAAAAAAGAAACCTTTAATAAACACGCATACCCCAACAGATGCAAAGACACGTCTGGCCAAAGTCTTTATCGAACTTTTGGATCGACAGTTCCCAATTGAAGATCCGGGTGATCCTTTTGTATTCCGGTCTCCCAGAAAATTGGCAGAAACCTTGGGCGTGCATGTAAACTCCTTGAATAGAGCAGTTCGCGGTTATACAGGAAAAACAACAAGTGACTACATATCAGACAGATTAATGGAGGAAGCGATAATACTATTAAAACATACTGATTGGAACATCGCAGATATTAGTTATGGATTAGGGTTTGAGGACCCTTCGCATTTTAACCACTTTTTTAAGGATAGGACGCAGCAGATTCCATCAAACTTGAGAATTTGA
- a CDS encoding SDR family oxidoreductase, with amino-acid sequence MKTTGNTILITGGGTGMGLEAAKQFDAMGNTVILVARNEGRLKEEAAKLNNASIIVCDLSIENDLDRLVNTVKEKHPNLNMVFLNAGIATNYTLFSRNDSYKVSIAEMVTNYHSVVKLTQALVPILADRENAAIIITTSGVAFVPDLQHPTYSATKAALHSYSLSLRLALEQQKSNVKIFELMAPLVDTPFAKGINSDQKMAASRVIQEMIAKLELNEYEMHVGLTKDIFEKMKVSTQEALHFVNGITG; translated from the coding sequence ATGAAAACTACAGGAAATACAATTTTAATTACTGGGGGAGGCACCGGCATGGGTCTCGAAGCCGCAAAACAATTCGATGCTATGGGCAACACTGTAATTTTGGTTGCACGAAATGAGGGGCGATTGAAAGAGGAAGCGGCTAAATTGAATAATGCTTCTATTATAGTATGTGATCTATCCATCGAGAACGACCTGGATAGACTGGTCAATACAGTTAAGGAAAAGCACCCTAATTTAAATATGGTGTTCTTGAATGCTGGTATCGCAACCAATTACACATTATTTAGTCGTAATGATTCTTACAAGGTTAGTATTGCTGAAATGGTGACGAATTACCATTCAGTAGTAAAGCTTACCCAAGCTTTGGTGCCTATACTGGCCGATAGGGAAAATGCGGCCATTATAATTACCACTTCTGGAGTGGCCTTTGTTCCCGATTTGCAGCACCCCACCTACAGCGCTACCAAGGCCGCTTTGCATTCTTATAGCCTCTCCCTGAGGTTGGCTTTGGAACAACAAAAATCAAATGTCAAGATATTCGAGTTGATGGCTCCATTGGTGGATACTCCTTTTGCAAAAGGCATTAATTCAGACCAAAAAATGGCGGCAAGCAGGGTTATTCAAGAAATGATAGCGAAGCTTGAATTAAACGAATATGAAATGCACGTTGGTTTGACAAAAGATATCTTTGAAAAGATGAAAGTGTCCACTCAAGAGGCATTACATTTTGTTAATGGGATTACTGGATAA
- a CDS encoding SDR family oxidoreductase → MKTILITGTSSGIGKATAKKFLNAGWNVIATMRSPEKEEELKNSNAMLVMKLEVTDMNSIQKAIDAGIEKFGKIDALMNNAGFGTFGAFETATQKQVEELFNVNVYGYLNVTRAILPHFRKNGKGTLLNVSSQGGRITFPTCSLYHATKFAIEGFTESLSYELISENIEVKIIEPGATDTSFVGSANMGGNDSITNYQKFDKIALETYGKLNEKSQSTSDEIAEVILEAANDKSGRLRYIIGEDTKRLLNARNTMTDQEYVDYMRGTYIPEFWDKKINTSI, encoded by the coding sequence ATGAAAACAATATTGATAACAGGAACCTCAAGCGGGATTGGAAAAGCAACGGCAAAGAAATTTTTAAACGCAGGCTGGAACGTAATTGCGACCATGCGATCTCCTGAAAAAGAAGAGGAACTTAAAAACTCCAATGCTATGTTAGTAATGAAGTTGGAAGTTACCGATATGAATAGCATCCAAAAAGCCATCGATGCCGGAATAGAGAAATTTGGAAAAATAGATGCCTTGATGAACAATGCAGGGTTTGGTACATTCGGTGCTTTCGAGACAGCAACACAGAAACAGGTTGAAGAATTGTTCAACGTCAATGTGTACGGATACCTGAACGTGACCAGAGCAATTTTGCCGCATTTTCGTAAAAACGGAAAAGGCACCTTACTTAATGTAAGTTCTCAAGGAGGTAGGATAACCTTTCCAACCTGTTCGCTATATCACGCTACAAAATTTGCAATAGAAGGTTTTACGGAATCCCTATCCTATGAATTGATCTCCGAGAATATCGAGGTCAAAATAATAGAGCCAGGAGCAACAGACACCAGCTTTGTAGGCTCTGCCAATATGGGGGGAAATGATTCTATTACCAACTATCAAAAGTTCGATAAGATCGCCCTTGAAACCTATGGCAAGCTTAATGAAAAATCCCAATCTACCTCTGATGAAATTGCTGAGGTCATCTTAGAAGCAGCCAATGACAAAAGTGGCCGATTGCGCTATATAATTGGGGAAGACACCAAACGCTTGTTGAACGCACGTAATACAATGACAGATCAAGAGTATGTGGACTATATGCGCGGAACTTATATTCCGGAGTTTTGGGATAAGAAAATCAATACTTCGATATAA
- a CDS encoding putative quinol monooxygenase — protein sequence MITLLVNLKAKNHEDADYLRDILKDLAISTPKEKGCIEYSIYQESDNALSFQILESWNSQEDMEGHEKVLNDSGLLKKASALLVGGLNQKKIEKI from the coding sequence ATGATAACATTATTAGTCAATCTAAAAGCTAAAAATCACGAGGATGCAGATTATCTAAGGGACATTTTAAAAGATCTAGCTATTTCAACACCTAAGGAAAAGGGTTGTATCGAGTATAGTATTTACCAAGAATCTGATAACGCACTATCCTTTCAGATACTGGAATCCTGGAATAGCCAAGAAGACATGGAAGGACATGAAAAGGTTTTGAATGATTCTGGACTTTTGAAAAAAGCCTCTGCACTTTTGGTTGGTGGGCTAAATCAAAAGAAAATTGAAAAAATATAA